The genomic DNA TGATCCTCTGGAGAGATTTTCTTGTTCTgttcttggtggatttcttatccacttctgtgtattacacttttcttttttaataaactgttatagtttcttctcaaaaaacaaaaaaaaaaaaaaaaaaaaaaaaaacataccaCTCCCTCCTGCTTTGCTGTCTCATAACGGTTACATGCATAAAAGCCACCTGTCCTTTCACCATGATCCAACCATGCACCGAGGCAAAGCCTGAAAGCATGTAATGCACTACACGTATCAGTGTTCtagaaatattttgtttttttttccctctttttgaGCAGATAGTGTTCGAACAAGATACATGATGACATGAAATCCAGCTTTGACATAAGTAAGTAACGCCTTTGTAAAAACCTAGAAAAGGAGCGCAAGATAATAAATTACTTTTCAGATGATTACGGTGCACAGGAATCAAAATGCAATAGGTAGTGTTACTAAAATGCTTACCAGAAAAACTCGAATTTACAAGGTGGTAACATAAGAAATGCCTTTGTAGAAAACTAGAAAAGGAGCGCAAGATAATAAATCACTTTTCAGATGATTACAATGCACAGGAATCAAAATTCAATAGGTAGTGTTACTAAAATGCTTACCAGcaaaactcaaatttacaaGGTGGTGTGCAAGTGATATGCATACAGCCTTGGTTTTTCTCAATCGGCCGTTTGCACTTTGGGCAGGGCTTGGAATTAGCCAATATCCTGAAATCCATCAACAATATAACTTAGTACTTTGGgctaaaaacaatataaaaaaaatatttggtaaGGCCACTGTTTCTGCTGTACTGGAGTTATACATGATGGTAAATAACCAGGACCTATTGATGACATGCGTACCTGAGAGGGATAGGCCCTCAAAGAATTTTAAGTTATTGAGAATGGTATCAGGGTTTGTGAATTATTCATTCGATCattcaaaacaaagaaaaatttgtagACTTAAGTCTTCATTTAATCCATCCCTGATGTAAACCCAGATTGCCTATCTTTCTGCGGCTATTCCATCAAAATAGTTTGAACTAGGAAATGGAATAAGCACATTTTTGGCCACACTATAAGCTTAACACCCAAACATTGAGAAATTTTACTCCAATATTTTAGGAAATCATCAAAAATTCAGCTCCCAACTTATAAAGTCCACACTATGGTGGCCATTACGGAACTTTTCTTTTGGCTGGCACCATCCCACACTTCAACATTGGCATTTGCGCACTACCTAGCTACAGGATTGTTCGTTGCAATATGATATCAAAGCGTATATCCAGGATAACATGGCTAGACAGGTCATGCAATTATTATGGTAGGGACTGGCCATGCTTTCATCAAACATTATTTGGCATCAGAACATAGATTATTTTCCCATCATCCTATGGGACATGGAGTAGTCCAATCTTCACATCTGATCACTGTTCTCCTAATTTAATGTACCATTCCGCCAATAACTAATGTCTTACGTACCAATTCATATTTTCAGATTCTGCACTATTCTTCATTATCCATTTTGACACAGTGCCGCAATCAACTGGACGGTGAGCTTCCTCAGTACACTGCAAGGTCAAATTCACAAGATGTAAATGCCATGAGCACCTATGAAGAACAGGATAACTTCGTATGAAGCACCAAGTGATACTGTACAATGTTTATGGGCTCATATGCAACACAAAACAAAGCATAAAtataaaaagctaaaaaaaaaggaaaaaaaaaaaaaaaaagccacatCATATATCATTTCAACACAATCATATTCTGATTTTTGGAGATTTCTCACATAGCCGCATCTTATCATAACTTCATCCCGCACGCCATACAAAATGCACATACATGCAATTTTCAATGAAGATAAAAATTATATGCGAAGAATTCAAAGAGACTCACGCTCCAGCAAAAGCTATATGAACAGCGGCAGGTAACATCATAGCTTCCACCACCAACAATAAAATCTATAGCATAATCACAGCCTGGAGCAGGACACCATTTTGTCTACAGAGAAACATCCATGAAATAAAATGGTCAACAAAATGTTGAATGAAGGCTAGTAAAAAACAACAttcaaatacaaaatatatgtttaaaaCCTTACAGAGAATTCACAAGGTCATGCATTACCTTGCTCTAGTTGTACGGAACAACTAGGGTAAGgtaatgaaaaacataaatattttTCTGTAATCATCTTATCAGATATGAAGCAATCTTTAAGTTTACTTCTAAGTTGCCACTGCAAGACCATTCTCACCCATATACTGTTACCTATGATGCCACCAATTCAGTTGTGTGTCTagtttacataaaaacacaagtACCGAATAGGAGATGCTCTTTAATGCTACACTATCAACTTGCAAACTAGAATGGTTCTACTTGTTTTTAATCACTATAACCATAAATTAATTAAGCGTTTGGCAAGTAAGAAGATATAAGGACTAAGGTTTTGCATTTACTTTGGGAGAATAGACAAATCGCTGATCATTGTGATCAAGGATCCAATCCTGGGATTACCTTCCTATTGTCTTCAACATAAGATCTAATAAAGTAGCGAGAATATTTCTCCTTCTCTTCATAGGAAGCCAAATCATTAATCATATCTTGGCAAACAACGGCACTACAAGATGGATCCGGACAGCGCAACATCAAACATCCAGGGCCATCATTAATGGCTGTGCTAATATAGCCTACAAGACATGGAAAATTATAAAAGAACGTCTTACAGAACTCAAAATTCATTTGGAAACATAAAAACAAGATGaaaaaatgatatatatttgTAAACTTCAGATTTCTGGATATTAGATGACAGAGACataaaaatcaatacaaaaattGTATAAGTAGTACAAGAAACAGAACTACAACGCATATAACACATCGCATTATCAACACTCATGTTATTTATACATAATATGTGTGTGCGCGTATAGGTCCTAGAAAATGCTATATATGATGGGAAAATAAATCCCACTAATTGATGACAAAAGGAGGACCAGTCTTCACTTTTAAGTGCTACCGTAAAATCATCAACACGGGGTCTTGCACAAATACATGAGATGAGATCCACATGTATTGAGGACCCTATAAACAAAAGTTTGACTAGGACATACTTTTCTTATATTAcagcattttttttataaatgcaTCCCTGGCGATAATAGAAAAGTGAAAAAATCATGCCACACTACACTAAAAGTTCAACTTTTCCATGGAAGAAAAAAGACAAATATATGACATTGTATCAAACCTGCCCAGCATGAGGAACAGAAAGGATGACCACAAGCTGCAGCATGCATCTTATCACGAGGATAGGTCTCAAAACAAATCCCACAATTAAGCTGTTAAACAAAAGACCATGTTatcaaagttgttagccatataTACCAGTCTAAGGCAGAAAAAACTTTGAAGCAAAAAAAGGCTGAAACTTGATGACATCTGAAAGCATGGACAGCTTACTTCACTAGCATTAGGATATTCAACAACTGGTTTCTCTGGCAAGCCAACAGCCCTGCGAACCCTTTCTTCATCTGCAAACCACTCATCGTGTACTTTACTGACACTCCTGTGAGTATAAAGGAAGTATACATTCTTTAGAAAATCCAGAAAAACAATGCACCGTGGTATAAAACTTATCAAATAAATGCATGGCAAAACAAATTGGAAAACAATGCACCATGGTATAAAACTATCAAATAATTGCATCATATACAAATTGGGGAAGGTATAGTGGAAATTATCTGACAAACTAAACTAGGGTCACATAACCCAGGTACCCATTACCAAGAGTGAAGGCAATCCATGTCAGCATgtaaagaaattagcaaaataAGCGAAGAAAAGAAATATTGGAGACAACAATTTACCAATTATAGTAGCGGAGCAGTATACTAGCTGCAACTTTTGGAATAGAGAGCACTGTAGATATCCTCATAATATCCTCCTCTTGATGCCGACGAATGTCAGCTTCTGTCAAAACATTGTAGTTTTgctgcaataaaaaaaaaacgaaattacAACAATAATAGGAGCCACAACTAAGCAATAAACTTATTTTTGCCTACAGACAAGCATCGAAGTGTGCTTCAGTAAATACACATTGAGAAAATAAAGCAAAGATATCACAGAATAGTAGAGTTCATTAAAAATTTCCAAAGGTTAGAAACGCATGTAGCAAAACCACTAACAAATTTCATGTACAATAACTATAAGGTGCAAAACTTCAATTAGTATGTATCTTAAACTAAAAGACTTTCCCATCTTTAGACACAACAATGAGAGCACGCAACATTCTGcgatatgcatcatattttaactTTACTTTTTCCGAGATCCAAATGCTTCAAGAGAAAGGCTACCACATCCATGGAGTTCACCGAAACAGTGCAAGCTCCAAAGGAGCCACAAAGATGAAAAAAACCAATTACTTCAACCATGGTCAGCTACCGatcaaataaataccaaatttcTCCAAACATAATTGGCATTGTCCACCACCAAAAGTCCCCTACGAGAAGAAGAGGGGGGAACCCGAGGcccgaacaaaaaaaaaaaaaaaaaaaaacaaaacaaaacaaatcaagtaaacaaaagaaaaaggcaccCGATAGAATTATCCCACAATCTATGCAAACTCTTTTTTTGTTAAGAATAGCAGCACCTATGGAAATCCTTCCTTAGTAACTCTAGCCTAACTAACCCAAATATCAAATCAAGGAATATTAACATTATAACGAAGCTATAATTCTAGCAGAATCAACATTTCCACCATAAGTAAAGCCTCAGACTTTTTAAGGCATTACCACAACACGAACTAAATTTACATTTCGGATAAATCAATGAAACCTAAGATCAAAATCAGCAACACTAACATTACCACAACGCCGAAtacaacaaaaagaataaaattgaTGAGTAGACCCAACATAAAATTAAGCACATTTAACATTTGGACATGTACTAAAGGGCTCAACTTTCAAAACccagaagaaaaataagataaaaaatcaattaaccAAAACCATTTCGAAGAAACT from Pyrus communis chromosome 17, drPyrComm1.1, whole genome shotgun sequence includes the following:
- the LOC137722265 gene encoding probable E3 ubiquitin-protein ligase ARI8 is translated as MDSDEECDMLDANDDDDDFYSGGDDDAAAAMDSDDAGVADYEFIDNDSDDSNDVASHRYQQNYNVLTEADIRRHQEEDIMRISTVLSIPKVAASILLRYYNWSVSKVHDEWFADEERVRRAVGLPEKPVVEYPNASELNCGICFETYPRDKMHAAACGHPFCSSCWAGYISTAINDGPGCLMLRCPDPSCSAVVCQDMINDLASYEEKEKYSRYFIRSYVEDNRKTKWCPAPGCDYAIDFIVGGGSYDVTCRCSYSFCWSCTEEAHRPVDCGTVSKWIMKNSAESENMNWILANSKPCPKCKRPIEKNQGCMHITCTPPCKFEFCWLCLGAWLDHGERTGGFYACNRYETAKQEGVYDESEKRREMAKNSLERYTHYYERWATNQSSRQKALADLQQMQTVHLEKLSDIQCQPESQLKFITEAWLQIVECRRVLKWTYAYGYYLPEHEHAKRQFFEYLQGEAESGLERLHQCAEKELQVYLNDHPSKDFNEFRTKLAGLTSVTRNYFENLVRALENGLSDVDSHGTCSRTVSSKSLGGSSKGRGGRGKAATSRSSSSSRNIDDLGHWSCEHCTFANVRPASVCQMCQQRR